The Methanosarcinales archaeon genome includes the window AAAAAGAATTTAACATTACAGATTGGGACCTCGAAAAGTTTAAGGATGCATTTTCAGATATTGATCAGAAGGTAGGACGGGAATCAAATCTTGAATTAATTGATGCTAACGTCATGCATTATATTGTAAGTAAATGCCAAATAGCACACAGGCATGGGAAATTTAAGATACATTTATGTAATCTTACCAATGGCCTTTTAAAAGGGGCTGTAGATTATGCCTTCAAAGGCGATGCAGTGATAAAAGTTGAAAAAATGATCCCATCAGGGGACGATTTTTGCGAATTTTATATTGTAATTGAGATTAAATTAAAAATGCCGATTGATGAATCATATGACTTATAATAGATGTGAAAACATATTTGCCTCGACCAGGACATATTGGATATTAAACCTTCAACACGTGACAAGGTATCCTGTTACTCCCACTTTACTCATTGTTGTGTGAGCTTATATGCTGGTAAAAACCACTGGCTCGGTCATATTATCGGTACTTATAAAATAAAATGATAAATACGAATGATTTTCCCAGGGGTGGAAAATACTTTGTGATCATAAATATTCATGAATAGATTGAAATATAATATTAGAGCAATATCAGTTAATGTGTAATGTGGTAAATGTTGTCATTACAGTCAACTTGGCAATTAAATTGGATTTAGCAGCCATTGCTGAAAAACTAAAGGTATCTTACAATCCGATCACCTTCGATGGCGTCGTATATCGCATTAAATCTCCTAAATTTACCGCAATTTTTTTAAAAAACGGCAAAATCGTTTGCAATCTCATGAAACTGGAAGACCTGAAACCCTGGCAGTCTGCATTTGAAGATATACTCAGGGATCTGGGTATAGAATTTTCAGAGATAAAACCAGAAATACAGAATATTGTCACAGCATCAGATCTTGGAAGGACACTGGACATGGATCAATTGATAGTACAGCTTGGATTTGAAAATGTAGAATATCATCCAGAGAATTTTGTGGGTCTGGTGTACCGCGTGCCTGAATATCATGCCACACTCATGATTTTCAGGAGCGGAAAGGTCAATATTATGGGAACGAAAAAACTTAAAGATACCAGATTGGCTTTTAAAAAATTAAAAGAAATGATAAATATCGAATAGATTCGAAACGTATATCGAGAGGTTAATAACTGTAGGCCCCTATGTTCCAGACACTCCTACTGGGATCAGCCCTTGCAGGGCTCCTTGCATTCCTTGCAGGTATCTTTGAGAACGAGGATTCAGATGCCGGTTCTGCCAGCAATCCCAACTCACAGGTCCAGCTGGCACCCCAGATCGGGCACCTTCACAGATATTATAACAAGGCCATAGCAGGTGAACCACCACAAAATGCACTGTGGGCGACCCTGGCCGCCACTGTGGCATATCTGTTGATCGGACATCTTTCAATCTTAGGATTAAGCGGCATCCAGAGTGTGCTTATAGCAGCTATTATCGGTTCCCTTATCTCTGCACTGATGCAGGGATTGTACGGCTTACTGGCTCATGTTTCACGGGTTGCAAGCATGAAGAACTTTAAACAGATTCTGTATTGGGACAGTCTGGTTTCAGCTTTACCTCTTTCGATGACCTTCGTGTTCTTATCTGCCCTGTGCCTGACCCTGCTGGCCTTTGTGATCCACTCTCTGTTAGGTAGTCCTTTCTCAGTCCCACTCATTGCCATGTTCTTGGGTTTCACACTGGGAGCCATTGGTTCATCCACTGGAGATGTGCACTATGGGGCCGAACGCCTGTATCAGCACTATAAATTCGGTTCTGGCATTGCCATATCAAAACAGGGTGATATTGATGTAAAAGGCGAATACGGCTACCGTAACTCGGTAGATACGCCCTACTTTACTATGCGTTTCGGAGGTCCGGTGACAGGCCTTACTTTCGGGCTATTAATATTCATTGATGCGGTCTCCAGGATATATGGTGGACCATGGACTTCTGTTATCTTGGTATTTGCAGCGATTGTTATCATTTTTATATTCATAGTCTATCTTGAAAAATATACCCGGGACAAATATGGTCCCTTTGAGGAGGGGAATTGAATGGAGCCCCTGATCTCGATGTTACTTATTATTGCAGGCGGCGTGCTGGTGGGTGTATGCGTCCATTTCATCCCAGCCAGTGCGGTAGGCGCCATGTCAGCCTCTACAGGCATAGCTACAGGTCCTTCCATGCTCTCATTCGGTGCGGGCCTGGCCGGTATTCTGTCAGCATCCTTTTCTCTGGAAGAAGGACTGACAGTGATGCTGGCCTCGGGGGCTGGCGGTTCTGCACTCATGATAATACTTACTATACTTGGTGGAAACCTGGTGAACGCCTTTGGAACTGGCGTGCCCCCGGTCTCGGGTCAGACAGCCAACAAACTGTCAGTACTAGGCACCAGTACCAAGGATGTGATCACTGGCTGGGAACAAAAACCCTATATTACTCCAGGTACTGACGGCCATGGTATGCCTGTGCAGACTACAGTCAGCGGGATCATTGGGGGAGTAATAGGGGGCTGGGGAGGTGCCATGGTGTTTTATGGAGTATTCACACTGTTCTCACCTTTCAGTGTTGAAGCTGCCAGCCTGTCAGGAATGGTCGCAGCTGGTATATTTCTCATCAACTGCGTACTGCCAGCATATACCCTGGTGGGAAAGACCGAAGGTATGTTTGATAGAAAGATATTGAGAACACCAAAAACATTCCTTTCATGCCTTATTGTCAGTACTTTCCTGGCTTTGATCATATACTCGGTATCACAATATTCGGGGGCGGCCTGAATGAGTGTAGACACAGGTGCCACGCCGACTGGTGAAACCGATATCAAATCCATCAGGTTATTTGCTATTGCAATTATTGCAGGATTGGCAGGAATTATGCTTGAAGAAAAAATCAGTTTCGTCTTCATTCTGGTGCCTGCCATATGGCCAGCTTTCTTAAGCAGTGCCAATGGCGTGCGCAGCCTGGCAAGTTACGGCCTGGGTACTGGCACCTCATCTATAGGGTACTGGGGTACGGCAGTGGGTGCAACCACAGTATATGCGGGCATGCTGCTGGGACTAAACCCGGTAGTAGAAATCGCATTGGCTTTAGCTGGTGGAGCCATAACAGGGATCTGCGCCCAAAAGATAATTAAAATGAAGATCCCGGTTATGATACGGGAATCTGCAATCCTGGCAGCAGTAACAGCAGTGATAATCAGGTTCCTTATTGGACTGTTTCCCCAGCAGGTAACGATTTTGTTCCCGCTCATGTATATTGCAGTGACCTTGGCGGTGTTGCATCCCTATAACGGCAGCATGGGTGCAGGAGAGAACCAGCGCAGGACCCTGTGGCTGTCTTGTGTGGAAGCATCCATGACCACAACTGTATTCGGACTATTACTATTACTTATGGTTCCTTCCTGGGGTAGTGCTGGAGTATTACTTGTAAGTGCCTTGGGATTTGCAGTATTTTTTATTGGCTGGTATCGCAACGTGAAAAAAGATATCTACGGAATGGCCTGGACAGGTTTCCCGGCTGCTGAACATTGAGGTGAAGAAATGTATGCCATAATAGATCAGGAAGAGAAGATTGCCCTTGACCCGTATAATGGTGTAATCGCCTTAATGGATGATTCCAATGTGGAAGCAAACCTGGGCCCTGTATCTGACAGGATCGATGTACTGGATTCAATTGCAAACGACCTGTTGCATTCTCTTGACCCAAGATCGACACCTCTTATTTCACATCCCAACAGGGAAGGTATTTTCCTTAACCTGGGCAAGATCACCAATCTGGTGTACGGCCTCATCCTGGGTCTGTTAATGAGTATTATTGTCCTTTATATCCTCTATGGAAGTGGTCTGTAATGGGTTCCACTGTACAGAACTGGCCTCCGGTATCAGGAGAATACCTGACAGGTGATCCTGAATCCCACGTTGCTGTGGTCACCCTTGCCAGCGAACTGGATAAGGAGCGCCTTACTAAGCGATGTGCTATTTCAGGTACCATGAAGACCGAGAACATCGGGATCGAGAAAGTGGTTGCCAATATTGTTTCCAATACCAATATCCGGTACCTGGTAGTATGCGGTGCTGAGGTGCACGGCCACCTGGCAGGGGATGCCATTAAAGCCATGCATGAACACGGTATCGATGACGAGGGGCGAATTAACGAAGCCAATGGTGCCATTCCATACATTACGAACATCGATTCCGAGACAATCGATATCTGGCGCTCTCAGGTGGAGATAATCGACCTGATGAACGTGGAAGATCTGACCAGGATCGAGGGGGCTATTGACAACCTGGCCCAAAAAGAAGAATTCGAGGGCGAGCCCATACTGGTTTCCTTTAGCGGAGGAGGCCAGGAAACTGTAAGTGGTGTAACTGTAATGTCTCCGGAACTGGTCTCGCTGGAAGCCAGGATAAGGAGTATTGAATCTGAGGTCAAGGATCTGGGTAAGGTGCAGAAGGTCATGTCAGGACTGTATTCAGGCGTGTTCCAGGGTTTTGTTATCGGTTTTGTGGTAACATTTATATTGTTGATATTGAGGCGGTTGATATGAAAGAGAAACAGCATACAATTCCCATGATCGGCGACCCCAATACCAGGGAGATCGACAGGATGGTTACGGACCTTGGGCGCAGGGTAATGATCATAGGCAGGGATCAGCGCACGTTTGCCGGGGTATCTCACCCAGCAGCCAGGCTGTACCTGGTGCTGGGATTACTGGTTGGATTGATACTGCTGCTGTTGGGAGTGATACATTATGGATTATGATTCAATGATGGAAAGACTGGATAAGATCGAGACTACTGTGGAATTCTCAGCTGGTGAGATTCTCCAGCAGAGGGGAACCATGATAGGCAGGTGGCTGGGTGTGCTATATGGTATGGTGGTAGCTCTAATCCTGGTCAACCTGCTTGGGATTTAGGTGATAATATGTTCAAATATGCACGGGATCAGAAAGTAATGGAGATCGGGAGCGTTAAGATCGGTGGCAATGTGGGAGAGAACCCGACAGTGTTGATACCCACCATATTCTATGACGGTCATAACATTGTAGATGATAAGAACAATACCTTTGATGAAAAAAAGGCGGAAGAGAAGATACGTGAAGTTGAAGAGGCAGGAGATAAACACCACATTCCCTATATCTTCCAGGTGGTAGGACTTACTCCTGAACTCATGGTAAAGGGACTGGATTTTGTAGCAGACCACACCGAAGCGCCATTAATAATTGATTCTGCGGACCTGGAATCCAGAATTGTAGGTCTGGATCATGCTTCACAGAACGGCTATGCCCGACGTACCATGTATAATGCAATTAACATGATGATCGATGAGGAGGAGATAGCTGCCCTCACCCGATCCAAGATCGAAGCTACGGTAATTTTAGGATTCAACATGCAGGATCCGTCAGTGAAAGCACGGGTTGCGCTATTAGAAGACGGGGGTGGGTTCGTAGATAAAGGTCTGCTCACCATAGCAAAGGAATGTGGGTTCGAGAATATCCTCTACGACCCTGGAGTGCAGCCCTTCGGCCAGGGTGCAGGTTCCTCATTCAGGCTGCTTTCAACGGTCAAGGCGCTGTATGGTCTGCCGACTGGTGTGGGTGCCCACAACATACC containing:
- a CDS encoding TATA-box-binding protein (TFIID; binds specifically to the TATA box and functions in transcription); translated protein: MCNVVNVVITVNLAIKLDLAAIAEKLKVSYNPITFDGVVYRIKSPKFTAIFLKNGKIVCNLMKLEDLKPWQSAFEDILRDLGIEFSEIKPEIQNIVTASDLGRTLDMDQLIVQLGFENVEYHPENFVGLVYRVPEYHATLMIFRSGKVNIMGTKKLKDTRLAFKKLKEMINIE
- the mtrE gene encoding tetrahydromethanopterin S-methyltransferase subunit E; amino-acid sequence: MFQTLLLGSALAGLLAFLAGIFENEDSDAGSASNPNSQVQLAPQIGHLHRYYNKAIAGEPPQNALWATLAATVAYLLIGHLSILGLSGIQSVLIAAIIGSLISALMQGLYGLLAHVSRVASMKNFKQILYWDSLVSALPLSMTFVFLSALCLTLLAFVIHSLLGSPFSVPLIAMFLGFTLGAIGSSTGDVHYGAERLYQHYKFGSGIAISKQGDIDVKGEYGYRNSVDTPYFTMRFGGPVTGLTFGLLIFIDAVSRIYGGPWTSVILVFAAIVIIFIFIVYLEKYTRDKYGPFEEGN
- the mtrD gene encoding tetrahydromethanopterin S-methyltransferase subunit D; this encodes MEPLISMLLIIAGGVLVGVCVHFIPASAVGAMSASTGIATGPSMLSFGAGLAGILSASFSLEEGLTVMLASGAGGSALMIILTILGGNLVNAFGTGVPPVSGQTANKLSVLGTSTKDVITGWEQKPYITPGTDGHGMPVQTTVSGIIGGVIGGWGGAMVFYGVFTLFSPFSVEAASLSGMVAAGIFLINCVLPAYTLVGKTEGMFDRKILRTPKTFLSCLIVSTFLALIIYSVSQYSGAA
- the mtrC gene encoding tetrahydromethanopterin S-methyltransferase subunit C, coding for MSVDTGATPTGETDIKSIRLFAIAIIAGLAGIMLEEKISFVFILVPAIWPAFLSSANGVRSLASYGLGTGTSSIGYWGTAVGATTVYAGMLLGLNPVVEIALALAGGAITGICAQKIIKMKIPVMIRESAILAAVTAVIIRFLIGLFPQQVTILFPLMYIAVTLAVLHPYNGSMGAGENQRRTLWLSCVEASMTTTVFGLLLLLMVPSWGSAGVLLVSALGFAVFFIGWYRNVKKDIYGMAWTGFPAAEH
- the mtrB gene encoding tetrahydromethanopterin S-methyltransferase subunit B; translated protein: MYAIIDQEEKIALDPYNGVIALMDDSNVEANLGPVSDRIDVLDSIANDLLHSLDPRSTPLISHPNREGIFLNLGKITNLVYGLILGLLMSIIVLYILYGSGL
- a CDS encoding tetrahydromethanopterin S-methyltransferase subunit A; the protein is MGSTVQNWPPVSGEYLTGDPESHVAVVTLASELDKERLTKRCAISGTMKTENIGIEKVVANIVSNTNIRYLVVCGAEVHGHLAGDAIKAMHEHGIDDEGRINEANGAIPYITNIDSETIDIWRSQVEIIDLMNVEDLTRIEGAIDNLAQKEEFEGEPILVSFSGGGQETVSGVTVMSPELVSLEARIRSIESEVKDLGKVQKVMSGLYSGVFQGFVIGFVVTFILLILRRLI
- the mtrF gene encoding tetrahydromethanopterin S-methyltransferase subunit F translates to MKEKQHTIPMIGDPNTREIDRMVTDLGRRVMIIGRDQRTFAGVSHPAARLYLVLGLLVGLILLLLGVIHYGL
- the mtrG gene encoding tetrahydromethanopterin S-methyltransferase subunit G codes for the protein MDYDSMMERLDKIETTVEFSAGEILQQRGTMIGRWLGVLYGMVVALILVNLLGI
- the mtrH gene encoding tetrahydromethanopterin S-methyltransferase subunit H — protein: MFKYARDQKVMEIGSVKIGGNVGENPTVLIPTIFYDGHNIVDDKNNTFDEKKAEEKIREVEEAGDKHHIPYIFQVVGLTPELMVKGLDFVADHTEAPLIIDSADLESRIVGLDHASQNGYARRTMYNAINMMIDEEEIAALTRSKIEATVILGFNMQDPSVKARVALLEDGGGFVDKGLLTIAKECGFENILYDPGVQPFGQGAGSSFRLLSTVKALYGLPTGVGAHNIPSSWAWLHKNAEKEYRRIADISANTIGITAGANSLFIGPVENAKYAAPAVAMTDILMADSLQDFGIEHAEVHPYELA